One window of Athalia rosae chromosome 2, iyAthRosa1.1, whole genome shotgun sequence genomic DNA carries:
- the LOC105683014 gene encoding chymotrypsin-1-like isoform X1 yields the protein MRPMIMLVLCLLILLVGLATVTVSSADLESRLVNGDVATYTEFPWMVSLRRTTSKSHTCGAAIVTPDHVITAAHCVADDVPTPISPDARFVVTGQLSNVAGGRATDVAGVRIHPEYDPSATWRNDIAVLKLATPIPFNALELPVPIASADVGVQPCILSGWGRAYTPASGLPSRLQKQILETMTKETCIETWGNSSIYDSTLCAGGVLGEGVCSGDSGGPLVCNGELAGIVSWGNLCANGLPDGFTRVFYYRDWILENIADVTPQENRAVLTD from the exons ATGCGGCCAATGATCATGTTAGTGCTTTGTCTTCTTATACTTCTTGTCGGCTTGGCCACGGTAACAGTTTCTTCGG CCGATCTAGAATCGAGATTAGTCAATGGTGATGTCGCCACGTACACGGAATTCCCGTGGATG GTATCACTCAGACGAACGACCTCCAAATCTCATACCTGCGGGGCTGCGATCGTAACACCTGACCACGTGATAACCGCAGCTCATTGCGTCGCGGA cgaCGTTCCCACTCCAATTTCACCGGACGCCCGCTTCGTTGTCACGGGGCAATTGAGTAACGTAGCGGGGGGTAGAGCCACCGATGTGGCAGGGGTGCGAATTCACCCTGAATATGACCCAAGTGCCACCTGGCGGAACGATATCGCAGTGCTCAAACTCGCCACACCGATTCCTTTCAATGCCCTCGAATTGCCGGTTCCAATCGCTTCCGCGGACGTAGGGGTCCAACCGTGCATTCTATCTGGCTGGGGACGCGCCTAC ACTCCCGCCTCGGGATTACCGAGCCGACTGCAGAAGCAAATATTAGAGACGATGACCAAGGAAACCTGCATCGAGACGTGGGGGAATAGCTCCATATATGATTCCACGCTTTGTGCAGGGGGTGTACTAGGAGAAGGCGTATGCTCG GGCGACTCCGGCGGTCCTTTGGTATGCAACGGAGAACTTGCAGGTATCGTCTCCTGGGGTAATCTCTGCGCAAACGGGCTACCTGATGGATTCACACGTGTATTTTACTACCGAGATTGGATTCTGGAAAACATCGCCGATGTTACACCTCAGGAAAACAGGGCTGTACTCACAGATTAA
- the LOC105683014 gene encoding chymotrypsin-1-like isoform X2: MVSLRRTTSKSHTCGAAIVTPDHVITAAHCVADDVPTPISPDARFVVTGQLSNVAGGRATDVAGVRIHPEYDPSATWRNDIAVLKLATPIPFNALELPVPIASADVGVQPCILSGWGRAYTPASGLPSRLQKQILETMTKETCIETWGNSSIYDSTLCAGGVLGEGVCSGDSGGPLVCNGELAGIVSWGNLCANGLPDGFTRVFYYRDWILENIADVTPQENRAVLTD; encoded by the exons ATG GTATCACTCAGACGAACGACCTCCAAATCTCATACCTGCGGGGCTGCGATCGTAACACCTGACCACGTGATAACCGCAGCTCATTGCGTCGCGGA cgaCGTTCCCACTCCAATTTCACCGGACGCCCGCTTCGTTGTCACGGGGCAATTGAGTAACGTAGCGGGGGGTAGAGCCACCGATGTGGCAGGGGTGCGAATTCACCCTGAATATGACCCAAGTGCCACCTGGCGGAACGATATCGCAGTGCTCAAACTCGCCACACCGATTCCTTTCAATGCCCTCGAATTGCCGGTTCCAATCGCTTCCGCGGACGTAGGGGTCCAACCGTGCATTCTATCTGGCTGGGGACGCGCCTAC ACTCCCGCCTCGGGATTACCGAGCCGACTGCAGAAGCAAATATTAGAGACGATGACCAAGGAAACCTGCATCGAGACGTGGGGGAATAGCTCCATATATGATTCCACGCTTTGTGCAGGGGGTGTACTAGGAGAAGGCGTATGCTCG GGCGACTCCGGCGGTCCTTTGGTATGCAACGGAGAACTTGCAGGTATCGTCTCCTGGGGTAATCTCTGCGCAAACGGGCTACCTGATGGATTCACACGTGTATTTTACTACCGAGATTGGATTCTGGAAAACATCGCCGATGTTACACCTCAGGAAAACAGGGCTGTACTCACAGATTAA